The following proteins are co-located in the Gordonia polyisoprenivorans genome:
- a CDS encoding MspA family porin, translating to MKKISTRRAIAAAGVVGAALMGLTSLGAGGAVAGPLPGAKVVKKLVDGTPVSIQLYDESADVHPAVTNIATSREVFVSGKIRVTVGGQADGGTISAGYIVGCQLNFGGSAGADGSAAPDSGGGVSTSASASGGFTLGPGQAVFVPTVGQLVSLQDSSDNRINANVFSGTTGGVAYSQEKFSVDGCAGYAQAMAKVQVTVETDSVKGVLTAYGKPFSIG from the coding sequence ATGAAGAAGATCAGCACACGTCGTGCGATCGCGGCCGCCGGCGTCGTCGGCGCCGCACTGATGGGCCTGACCAGCCTGGGTGCCGGTGGCGCCGTTGCCGGCCCGCTGCCGGGCGCCAAGGTCGTCAAGAAGCTCGTAGACGGCACCCCCGTCAGCATCCAGCTGTACGACGAGAGCGCCGATGTCCACCCGGCAGTTACCAACATCGCAACCAGTCGCGAGGTGTTCGTCTCCGGCAAGATCCGCGTCACCGTTGGCGGTCAGGCCGATGGCGGAACGATCTCGGCCGGTTACATCGTCGGTTGCCAGCTCAACTTCGGCGGTTCGGCCGGCGCCGATGGAAGCGCGGCCCCGGATTCGGGCGGTGGCGTCAGCACCTCTGCGAGTGCGTCAGGTGGCTTCACTCTTGGACCCGGTCAGGCCGTGTTCGTGCCGACCGTAGGCCAGCTGGTGAGCCTCCAAGACAGCAGCGACAACCGCATCAACGCGAACGTGTTCTCGGGCACCACCGGTGGTGTGGCCTACAGCCAGGAGAAGTTCAGCGTAGATGGCTGCGCGGGCTACGCACAGGCTATGGCCAAGGTCCAGGTCACCGTGGAGACCGATTCGGTCAAGGGTGTTCTGACCGCGTACGGCAAGCCGTTCAGCATCGGCTGA